One stretch of Pradoshia sp. D12 DNA includes these proteins:
- a CDS encoding MerR family transcriptional regulator, which produces MYKINAVSKLLDMPTVTIRSWETRYHAITPKRTESGHRVYTEENVNDLKWLKKQVQDHKMSVSQAVQLLKIHKGEIEKEQLIDNTINHSFEAQINELFEATLHFDSERCNQLFDLYFSQFHYKTVFYSIVVPLMYKVGDAWEKGELSVIKEHMISNIVLQRAINFFTIFHSSPILPKVIAICPEGEHHQLGLILFTLFLKEQHYPVYYIGADTPLDGLDELIKEKDIEIVAISISSDEHELKAQKYIDILYKQNPKLKFIIGGLGIKESKKQEPRWDVSPFDKDWLNIMSQINDYKN; this is translated from the coding sequence ATGTATAAGATTAATGCTGTTTCTAAATTATTAGATATGCCAACTGTTACTATTCGATCATGGGAAACCCGTTATCATGCTATTACTCCGAAACGTACTGAATCGGGTCATAGAGTATATACAGAAGAAAATGTAAATGATTTAAAATGGCTCAAAAAACAGGTTCAGGATCATAAGATGAGCGTCAGCCAGGCAGTTCAGCTTCTGAAAATCCACAAAGGTGAAATTGAAAAGGAGCAATTAATCGACAACACGATTAATCATTCATTTGAAGCGCAAATTAATGAATTATTTGAAGCAACGCTACATTTTGATTCCGAGAGATGCAATCAGCTCTTTGATTTATATTTTTCTCAATTTCATTATAAAACGGTCTTTTATTCAATTGTCGTCCCACTTATGTATAAAGTTGGAGATGCTTGGGAAAAGGGAGAGTTGTCTGTTATTAAGGAGCATATGATCAGTAATATTGTGCTTCAGCGTGCCATTAATTTTTTTACGATTTTCCATTCATCCCCCATTCTACCCAAAGTGATTGCCATTTGTCCGGAAGGGGAGCATCATCAACTTGGATTAATCCTCTTTACTCTCTTTTTAAAAGAGCAGCATTATCCAGTCTATTATATAGGCGCCGATACACCACTTGATGGGTTGGATGAGTTGATTAAGGAAAAAGATATTGAGATAGTGGCCATTTCTATCTCCAGTGATGAACACGAACTGAAGGCCCAAAAATATATAGATATTCTTTATAAGCAAAATCCTAAGTTAAAATTCATCATCGGCGGTTTAGGAATTAAAGAAAGCAAAAAACAAGAACCTCGCTGGGATGTATCTCCGTTTGACAAAGACTGGCTGAACATCATGAGTCAGATTAATGATTATAAAAATTAA